gagtccaaAGTCAAGGGTGGGTTCATCTTAGACCAGGCGTTCCCATGGTACAGCCCTACTCTCTATATTTCCtcaggaggagctgctggctgCAAACAAAAAGGTCCTTCTCCAGTGAACAACATGGCACAGTTATCATCCTAATCCCTTCAAAGTCCCATGAGTATTTAAAGATCCCACAGATTTCAAAgctctttctcattttttggtaACTTTTTCGTTAATTTGTTTTAGCaattaagattttttaaaatgtcttaaaagtCTCACATAGGAGGTGAATaatgcattttcttcttttaatgtGATCTGGCAGCAGTTAAATATCAGTCAGTGATGTGCTCCTTCACATTGTGTTGCTGCAAATGTCTGTTTAAAACCCTGTTTATTGTCCTACATAGTCAGTATCAGTGTGGGTTCTCCACATTTATTCTGTAATAACcacattatttcttttaaaatgctcACACAGCTAGGCAGACAGCAAACAATTAAGATGCTAATGATGTTCTTTgttgaaattttttaaaaatgtcattcatTGTATCcttcttttaatttttctcaGAACTGATAACTTAGTGCTGCTAACTTTCAGACAGAATTTATGAATCGCTGGGTCTTGTAGGAAGTGTAGCTGTTAAATGTGGGAATAATGCAAATAATATGTGTGGACGTCAGGAGGAGTAGCAACAGTTAAATACGGTAGTCAATGGGGATCAAAAGAGACAACtaaatacagtacacaacagCAGTGATTGCACTCTTGTGTAATATCATTTAAAAGTCAAATGCTTCCAAATCATTTACAACATGTGACAGTTAGAGTATTTTGTCTGATgagcaatcaaaaacaaatatttcgGAAATAGTATACTGAAAATGAAGAGCccaagaagaaaatgaatgtaataaaagtaaatacatcTGTAGTCACTGGTACACAAGTTAGAAAAactgtgatcactgaaacatAACTGAGGACACATGGTGATTTCCAGTTAGTCTACTGACATGAACATGGTTTTAAGTAACCTGTGAGAATCAGAGCTCTCTCAGTTTTGAACTGGCtgtgtctatctgcatgtctgcatcatggcctCACCTCAAGAAGAATTACCAGAGGAACTGAAACAGCTGATTGTGCAAAGATGGTAAAGGGCACAAGAGGTTTAGTGCTTCTATTGTGCTTCAACTTGAAATTAGCTTTataaacagctgcagcagtaatcaggaggtacagAACGAACCATaataccactaatcagagctgctgcagccaTCCTCTGAAAATTACGCTGCCGAGAGCGAGGTGGTTGCACAACCTTGTTTAATACACATGGGCAAGTGCCTCTGGCATGACCCAGGGGTTCCCAGTGGAAATCTGAGTTTCTGTAACAACTCAGACGTGTGAAGAGCAGTGTATAATGGAGTCTATGGATGGCGTCTAAGAAAAAAACCTTGCTTGCTCTTgcggaaaaaaatgcaacatgacCCTTTACTAAAGAACTTGATAAGAAGCCTGTTAACAAAGATACATTTGTTCTGCTCAGTTGTAGCCTAAACCtcaccaggactaccacagtgaatgcatagttcagatagtgaagcacagaggtggaagcatggggctgcatgagtgaAAAAGGTTTTAGGGAGACGATGACAGATATAGATGACAGCATAAATGCCTGTGGACacaccaaaatactggctgacaagatgactccaaGTCTGCAGTAGCTTGGCAGAAGAGGACTATTCAAGCAACATAACTAtgcaaagcacactgccaaaatcacacaagagttttTACAAAAGAGAATGTGACAACTATGATCAAGTATGTCACCtgacaaaaatctgattttgatattttaaaaataagagtTGAGAAGCACCACCCCTCTAGCAAAATACAGCTCGTAAACATAGTCTGAAGAACAGAAGAGCATCTCTACAGGTATTTGTGTGAAACCGGTACCCTCTATTTTTAGGAGGACTTAatttgtcattaaaaataaagttgaaataattaggaaataaaatatttgaacCTCAGTTATAAAGGATGTACTGACCTTTGATGCATTGGGTTTAGACTGTGAGGCCTGTACTTTTACTAAATCTAAAGTAGTAAATCTAAACTGCCATCAACTGTAAACTATTTTTGATTTACAGAGAAGTAAATATCCTACTGTTCAACTACTAATGTAACAAGTGCTAAAAATATTAGGAGGGGATGTGGTGTTGAATCATTTGATATTAAAGTAATGTTGTACAGGGGTGTACCAAAAATTCTGTTCCAGACAGAAATGGTGcacaacataacacaaacaataacagatttttgtaaaaagcaaacaaaatctgCAATTCAGACTGAGTGGTCAGATGTTGAATAAATACCTTTTATCCAGGTTGCTGGCTCTTACAGCTGCAAAAACTCGTGTCTTCAAGGTCAGTCCTGCCATGGGGATGGACAGCTGCTGAATGTAGGATGAGTCCTGTACATAAACCATAATGACATTTAAGGCTCTTGTATCATCTTGCATGCGTCGGCTTTCACAGAAATTGTTACAATTACAGATGTAAAAAGTGGAGGTTAAGTTTATATAGTTGATTGCTTTTTATGGTTTTGATGCTTGCATATGAGAAAGGTTTATCAGAGCCAGGTCACTTGTAAAGCAAAGAAACAGACTTTTAGATTTGACTGTTGTGAACTTACGTTGTAAAGCAGCAGATTCAGTGTGCTGATGAAAGTACCATTGCTTTCCTTCACTGAGATTGCAGCAGATGACCTTCAatcaagatttttaaaaaataagatcaAAGTgcttaaaacattttgaaaggtGATTCCAGTATTTTTGATGACACTTCAGTCTTTTGTTAGTCATAGAGTACTTCTGTAAGCAGAGGTTTTCTTTGGCTTGCTTATCACATTGTTAATACTGAAGCGCAAATcttaaatctgtcattttatttcagtcaGCTACAGCATATGATTACCATACATAGACTTACACAGTGTCTACAGTGTGATCTTAGCCATAAAATGTATAGCCCATAGACAACCTTTTGCAATGTAGAACAATTTAACTTAAGAATCTCTTAAAATCGCTAACAAATATCAACAATGTATGTAATTCTGAAACTAGCTTTGAAACTACCTCCATACATCAGTTTTGAGGAATTATTTTCCCACCAGAAACAGtgatattacaaaaaaaaaaaaaaacacaaaaaataccaaaaacaacaacaaaagcaggaTAATAAAGCATTGGACGTATGAAACATGACGGCACTAAAACCAACAGTCCTAGAACTTCTGTGAGGCTGAGAATCATTTTGACTCTGCGTCAGTGACATCCTGATTGaactctgtgtttattttttactctgCATTTTCTAGTGGTATTGTCTCTACATGGCTTATACTTAGACCacatgttttgtacattttagggaaaaaaaaacaaattcatcaCTAAAATTTGGTATTGTATTAATTCTTcattctctgtgtttttatattgttcACCTAGCTGGCATTGTAATTACTCTGTCAAGTAACACGGGGGAGTTATGTGGCCATCGGTgttgatttgtctgtttgtctgtctgttcgcaacattagtcaaaaacagacaaatggatttggatgaaattttcagggaaggtcagaaatgacacaaggatgacgtgattagattttgacagtgatgcaccTATAGTCTGgttccacagatttgttaaaaatttctgtgtcactctgtgatagcggcatggcgtcactgtaactatgacaagtgaacactacgttaGCTGTCTGCTGACATCCACATAATTCCAATCCTATTaaaaatccaccactgcggaccataaatgttttaaagatttaatccataaaaaatcatacaatgactgagcagtcttgatggagtactgcgctctctgagtgcttttcttgtgataatttGCCACTATCAAAAACTACAACCTCAGAAATGACCGTGAAGATGAATTAGCTCTTAACCATGTCAACAAATATAGAACATTTCAAATTTTATAAATTCTCTCAGGCCTATAGCAGTGAATTGCAGTGtctaataataatgaaaataataataagacaaGAATCTACAGTTAGTCATTGTAGTTTTTCCATTGCAAATATTTCAGCTGCTGAACTGTTCCTTGCTGCAGACCAGATAAGAGTTGAAAATCCATGACCACCAACAGTTAGTTTTACCTATTTTATTTCATGGTTTGCTGGCCTTCTGTAACACCACAGTTTTTCAAACAAGTTTAAAAGTGGAAGCAATCATGCGAGTGGAACTCACGAGGCCAGCTGTGTGTTGTTGACCAAGTATTCCAGGGGGTAACTGCAGCTGAACTTGTACAGCAGACCTGGCAGATAGCTGATGATAGTTGGGGGGTCTGGTGTGTCGATATACCCCGATATGTTTCCAATTTGTACCCGGGACAGGTTCCCATAAGCATTGGGTCCTTGAGCCGTGGTCACCTGCAGCAAACAATGTCAGCGTGAGTAGCACTCCCTCTCCTGGCTCGGTAACAGACCTCTATCTTACTATGGCCACACTAGACAGGATTGATAGCCCTGAACATACTAATGCACCTCACTAATCCCCAACTCTTTACTGGAGAACAGGTCCTTCAGAGACTGCTTTCAGCAAGAAGTGTCTGTAATGTGTGGAATCTCAGCACAAGCCTGAAATTATCTGATCtctaaagcaaaataaaaaaagcaaaattttaaGCTTTAATAATACTTTCTGCAAAAAAGTTCAGCTCCACGATCAACAGCGTGCAATCGGAGAGATGATCTctgaaacaaatattttattctgttattcAGTCTGTTATTCTTACCATCAGAGAATTACCACAGGACTCCAGCGTCGCCAGGCTGATACTAAAGATTACAACGGTGGGAAAGGTGTTGTTATTAATGAATCCTCTGCAGTGGGCGTCTCCATGGCGACCATTGAGGGCCAGGTCCGAGTCAGTGTAGCCAGAGAAGAGTACAGGGCAGAAGTTGATCTTGAGAGTGATTGTCTGAACCCCACAATACACACTGATATCCCTCTCcgctgcaagagaaacatgcacgcacacacacacacacacacacacacacacacacacacacacacacacacacacacacacacacacacacacacacacacacacacacacacaggagtaaATACAGGCGCATGGAACGAGTCACAAAGTATTTTTGCTAGGTTGGTGAAAtactttcaaaattaaacagaaataactAACTCTGATCTTTCGCGAGGTCCTAAAAGTTGAGATTTCTGTTCAAAATTATGTTTCAGGAAAGAAGTGCAGTTCTGGGATTACAGATGACAATCAAcaagttcagttttattcacaTTAACTTATGAACTGTTGGGGAACAAAAAGTACCTATTTGGAATTTGTCCCTCGTCTGAAATTAAATTTCCTTCAAAAGCAGTTTCGTACATAATTTTTatccattatttttgaaacaaaagtATGAATCTATGTCTCTTTCTTCTGAGTTCCTTACCAGGGAAGCGGCTGTGAAAGTTGGCGTCACAGTTGTATCCATTGAACTGAGCTTCAGCTGAAAAGGTTTTACTAAACAGTAAAAGAATCAATAACATATGTTCCATTTCAGCACCTGGAACAGGACAAGAAGTTAGTGTGAGAAATTCAACCTGTAAACTTCACCTATCACTTCAGAGAACACATCCTTTAAAGGTgggaaaacagaaatgttatgtttaattatttttctatgAGAAAAACCCAAGGCATTCTTTTACAAATGTGTTAATGTTAAAGGGAAAGATCtttgcaaatgttttcttttgtcttgcTGACTTGAAAGGCATGTCTTTCATGTCCCTGCCAAACACATTTAGCACTGAAATATCACGTTAAATAAGTTCTGAGCACCTGCAGCTTTCACATCAAAGTGATGCTGTATAATGTATTTCAGACATTTAATAAATTACTAAACCTTATGTATATCTGTGTGCACTACTTATTAACCTGTGAAAACCTTTCATCACATGATCATTGTCAGTCAAAGATGCAGGACTCAGGTCTGAGGAAACTAATATTTAACTAATTAAGTTGCAGCAATTTCGTAGCAGATTGTGTTGTTCTTGACAGCTGGAGATAAAAAGGCAGACTGTCGGACTATGAAAAGCAGAACCACTCACCCTGGTACCTGGAAGCCAGCGAGTCAGCGGTTCTCCATAAGCTTGGGACAGACGATGGAATGGTCCGCACAGCATCCCTACCTGACTACTAGAAACAGGAGTCGGGCGCAGGGGGGAAAAAGGGATCCTACACATAAGAGATTCATTATTTGAACATGTCAACAAAAAAAGGCTGTCCGGGGTGAACATGGGAAAGTCCATCAAATTTGAATGTGTTATACAAATCCTTTCACGTCTGTAGAAACATGAGCAGGTTTTAAAGTTTCCCACTCATATCCTTTCGGCCCAATCTGGCTCTGTCACCGCTCACAAATGGTTTGACGCCGCATGAGGGTGGGGGGGAGAGAAAATTATCTTTTCATCGCTGCTGTGGACCTGGCCTGCTGACTGAGCCGTTCCTTTCTCCACAGGCCAGTCAGGGAGTGCAGGACCTGCCACACAGGCCCTTGGCCCCTGGAATCCACACTTTTCGTGCTTTGTGTACAGCAGTTCTCAGTCAGCACAGCAGCAGGCAATCTGCTCGGTGGGGCTGCGAGCTGCTGCCGGCCTCCCACCTGATCCCCAAACTTTGATTCCTGGTCACAGGACTCCCACCACATAAAGAGGCCAAAGTAAATGAAAGCAAAGTTCATAGAGTTTCAGGGGATCATCCAGCACAAGTGATGGCTGTGCAGACAGAAGACACCCAGGGATCTTATGAATATGGAATATGAGATAAAAGAAGGCTACCGGTGAAGTTTCGAGCAAACTTCTTGATTGAGGGCCAGTGGAAAAAGACAGTAGCActtgtttggtttgtgtgtcaCGATTATTTGAGCATCCacccacatttatttttttaccaagATAGCTCAAACTAGCTTCAGTAAAGGTTAGTCTCCGTGGCAACTTCTCTGCAATATCATCTTAAAAACAATGTAGAGTATTTCCCATTgcattttatatctttgtttaaTTCAGCAGAGCACAGTTAATCAGATGTAATCAGCTCTTACCTTGTTTGTCTCCCCTGATTAAGAATATCTTTGGTGTTCCCGTCAGCTCTTCAAAGATTaagcagaaaatatgtttttatagcATTTCCATTGTCCAAGGCTGTTGAAGCAACGTACGACATCTTTTAATCCACAGGATCTTTCTTGTTGAAGTCAGTGCAAACCACCACTAGACAGAAGTGACTCTCTGCAGCTCAAGACATCCATGAGCACTGAGAGTTGGGGAATGGTAACTTCCAATTTGTAAGGATTTGCCAATCCAAATAAATTGTCATTATGAGAATCTTGGCCAAAAACTGAGATGGCACTTTGCTTCAATGCAAAAGATAGCCATCTAGAGTGCCCTAGCACCTCAATTATCCAAAACACATTTCGACACTCTATAGGCCTGATATCCAGTGGTCTTATCAGTTGAAGAGCATTTTAGTCAAAAGACCTCGTAGAGACTACAGACACCATTTGGAACCTTTCATCACtttgcacaaagaaacagaCTGACACTGTCAGACTCATGTCTCCTTATGGCCGAATCCTGAGAGTGAAAAAGTATTTACACccctacagaaatcttctactgttgcatatttctcacactcAAGTGTTTCAGatcatgaaattaatatttgtattcaataaatattagacaaagatagtcaacaaaacacaaaatgcagtttctaaAACTGATGACTGCttaatgatttattgaaaacctgGATAAaccctgtgaaaaagtaattgcccccccccccccccccccccttaaaCCTAGTAACTGGTTGGTCCACTCTTgccagcaacaactgcagttacaTGTTTGTGATAACTTGCGATCTGACTTTTACATCGCTGTGGAGGAATGCTGACCCCCTCTTTCTTGCAGAACAGCTACAGTTTAAACACATTagatgtttttcattcattaacTGCTAACTTTTGCAGTCTTGTCACAGCATCTCAATTGGATGAAGGCCGAACTTTGACATAgccactccaaaaccttcattttgttctttttgagccactcagaggtgtAATATTGTAATGTTGTAATATGTAAGCAATATTGTGCTTTTGATTTTATTGATCATTATATTTTTTGGAACAAGTCAGTCTTTGTGGGTTTGATGATTTTTATTACAGCTGGTTAAGATCTCCCAGATACAGTTCAAATTGTCAGATTGACAAATGACTGATAATAGTTTTCCTAATGGATCAATATTAGGACATCTGCTGTCTAATCTATAcatataaattatatttatttttcaactcaACATTGCATTGTGCATTACGATGACAACAATATCATCTTATAATTGTTGTcaatattactattattattattcatttaacaCTGTATTACTTGAAACAGACAAACTGCATTCaattttctttctc
This genomic stretch from Acanthochromis polyacanthus isolate Apoly-LR-REF ecotype Palm Island chromosome 17, KAUST_Apoly_ChrSc, whole genome shotgun sequence harbors:
- the zpld1a gene encoding zona pellucida-like domain-containing protein 1, which codes for MEHMLLILLLFSKTFSAEAQFNGYNCDANFHSRFPAERDISVYCGVQTITLKINFCPVLFSGYTDSDLALNGRHGDAHCRGFINNNTFPTVVIFSISLATLESCGNSLMVTTAQGPNAYGNLSRVQIGNISGYIDTPDPPTIISYLPGLLYKFSCSYPLEYLVNNTQLASSSAAISVKESNGTFISTLNLLLYNDSSYIQQLSIPMAGLTLKTRVFAAVRASNLDKRWNVLMDYCYTTPSGNPNDDLRYDLFFSCEKDPQTTVFENGKSQMGRFAFEVFRFVKHKNQKMSTVFLHCVTKLCRSDDCPMLMPICGSRKKRDVAEEKESNAASGNAVLTAGPIITRSDETSTNNSQLASLKTPVFQMNTVTSALISGVIILGVMSVCFFIFSVTLLKGKSAPVSVLSGVRNPAFN